One Rhizobiales bacterium GAS188 DNA window includes the following coding sequences:
- a CDS encoding 5,10-methylenetetrahydrofolate reductase (NAD(P)) — MTQTKLSQAKPAKQANVPVSRLPGSNGVSVSFEFFPPKTPEMETALWEAIDRLAPLSPAFVSVTYGAGGSTRERTHATVKRMIDETQLKPAAHLTCVAASRSEVNAIIRDYWAAGVRHIVALRGDPAGGAGARYEPHPEGYHWSTDLVTAVKAIGDFEVSVGAYPERHPESPTLFADVEMLKRKVDAGADRAITQFFFDNDVYFRYLDVAQAAGITIPIVPGIVPVQNFKQTANFAKRTGASVPDWFAERFAGLDDDVATRRLVAAAVCAEQVLDLIDRGVTHIHFYTMNRADLVYAICHLIGLRPALASDGTIEVAAA; from the coding sequence ATGACCCAAACCAAGCTGTCCCAAGCCAAGCCGGCGAAACAAGCCAATGTGCCCGTATCGCGCCTGCCCGGCTCGAACGGCGTCAGCGTGTCCTTCGAGTTCTTTCCGCCCAAGACGCCCGAGATGGAAACGGCGCTCTGGGAGGCGATCGATCGCCTGGCGCCCTTGTCGCCGGCCTTCGTCTCGGTCACCTATGGGGCAGGCGGCTCGACGCGCGAGCGCACCCACGCGACCGTCAAGCGCATGATCGACGAGACGCAGCTGAAGCCCGCCGCCCATCTCACTTGCGTCGCGGCCTCACGCAGCGAGGTGAATGCCATCATCCGCGATTATTGGGCGGCAGGCGTCCGCCATATCGTGGCGCTGCGCGGCGATCCGGCCGGCGGCGCGGGCGCCCGCTACGAGCCGCACCCGGAGGGCTATCACTGGTCGACGGATCTCGTCACCGCCGTCAAGGCGATCGGCGATTTCGAGGTCTCGGTCGGCGCTTATCCGGAGCGTCACCCCGAGAGCCCGACGCTGTTTGCCGATGTCGAGATGCTCAAGCGCAAGGTCGATGCCGGCGCCGACCGGGCCATCACCCAGTTCTTCTTCGATAACGATGTGTATTTCCGCTATCTCGACGTGGCGCAGGCGGCCGGCATCACGATCCCGATCGTGCCGGGCATCGTGCCGGTGCAGAACTTCAAGCAGACGGCGAATTTCGCCAAGCGCACCGGGGCGAGCGTCCCCGACTGGTTCGCCGAGCGCTTCGCCGGGCTCGACGACGATGTGGCGACACGTCGCCTGGTCGCCGCCGCAGTCTGCGCCGAGCAGGTCCTCGACCTGATCGACCGGGGCGTGACCCATATCCATTTCTACACCATGAATCGTGCCGATCTCGTCTATGCGATCTGCCATCTGATCGGGCTGCGCCCGGCCTTGGCATCCGATGGGACGATCGAGGTCGCGGCAGCGTAA